One genomic segment of Gammaproteobacteria bacterium includes these proteins:
- a CDS encoding aldehyde dehydrogenase family protein → MSISQTFDARQTVCVNPATGEVTGHSPINTPEEAREALRRAQAAQLVWAALPLAERMSYLLRLRDDLVDHADAISAMISQDVGKTRIEALATEVLPSALATDYYAKNARRFLKPRKIRNGSLLFLNKRSRLYRVPFGVIGIIAPWNYPLGIPIHEIVPALLAGNTVIFKTAPETQRVGRVIEEMMQAARLPEGVFTHLNLPGAVAGEVLLEPGHHVDKLFFTGSVPVGKLLMARAAETLTPVSLELGGNDAMLVCPDANLERAVNGAIWAGLQNSGQSCGGVERIYVHQEVYGPFTQRLKERVETLRQGPDVQHNVDIGAMCTERQIKTIQRQVDDAFTKGAAILAQVTIDPAHAHAQFYPATVLVNVDHRMELMRQETFGPVLGVMQVRDMEEALELANDSSLGLTGSVWSNNTSAAVALGRRIQAGVITINDHLLTHSMAETPWGGFKESGIGRSHGEPGFDEMTQPQVVTTELLPFARRNLFWHPYDATLYAGLKGALQLLYSHEFGERWRGLLSFAKLIPRMFSHSSS, encoded by the coding sequence ATGAGCATCTCCCAGACTTTCGATGCGCGACAAACCGTCTGCGTCAACCCCGCAACTGGTGAAGTGACCGGCCATTCCCCGATCAACACGCCAGAGGAAGCCCGCGAGGCCCTCCGCCGCGCCCAGGCCGCGCAACTGGTCTGGGCCGCGCTGCCATTGGCGGAACGGATGTCTTATCTTCTGCGACTGCGCGATGATCTGGTAGATCATGCCGACGCGATCAGCGCGATGATCTCCCAGGATGTCGGCAAAACCCGAATCGAGGCGCTGGCCACCGAAGTGTTGCCCAGCGCTCTGGCAACCGATTATTACGCCAAAAACGCCCGGCGCTTTCTCAAACCGCGCAAGATCCGCAACGGTTCGCTGCTGTTTCTGAACAAGCGCAGCCGGCTTTATCGGGTTCCCTTCGGCGTGATCGGCATCATCGCCCCGTGGAATTATCCGCTGGGCATTCCCATACATGAAATCGTCCCGGCCTTGCTGGCTGGCAACACGGTGATTTTCAAAACCGCCCCGGAAACGCAAAGGGTTGGGCGCGTCATTGAGGAAATGATGCAAGCCGCCAGGTTACCGGAAGGGGTATTTACTCATCTCAACCTGCCGGGCGCGGTTGCCGGTGAGGTGTTGCTGGAACCCGGCCATCACGTCGACAAACTGTTCTTCACCGGCTCCGTCCCGGTCGGCAAACTCCTGATGGCGCGAGCGGCGGAAACGCTGACCCCGGTTTCCCTGGAACTGGGCGGTAATGACGCCATGCTGGTTTGCCCGGACGCCAATCTGGAGCGCGCGGTGAATGGCGCGATTTGGGCCGGTTTGCAGAACAGCGGCCAGTCCTGTGGCGGCGTCGAACGCATTTACGTCCATCAGGAGGTGTATGGACCTTTTACCCAGCGCCTGAAGGAGCGGGTAGAAACGCTCCGCCAGGGACCGGACGTTCAGCACAATGTGGATATCGGCGCTATGTGCACCGAACGCCAGATCAAAACCATTCAGCGCCAGGTCGACGACGCATTCACCAAGGGAGCTGCTATTCTCGCCCAAGTCACCATTGATCCGGCTCATGCCCACGCCCAGTTTTACCCAGCCACCGTGCTGGTCAACGTCGATCATCGCATGGAACTGATGCGCCAGGAAACCTTTGGTCCGGTGCTGGGGGTCATGCAAGTCCGGGACATGGAAGAAGCGCTTGAACTGGCCAATGATTCCAGCCTGGGTTTGACTGGCTCGGTCTGGTCGAACAACACATCGGCAGCGGTAGCTTTGGGTCGGCGCATCCAGGCGGGAGTGATTACCATCAACGACCATTTGCTGACCCACAGCATGGCGGAAACGCCGTGGGGTGGATTCAAGGAGTCCGGCATTGGCCGCAGTCATGGCGAACCGGGTTTTGATGAGATGACCCAACCCCAGGTGGTCACCACTGAACTGCTGCCCTTTGCCCGGCGCAACCTGTTCTGGCATCCCTACGACGCAACGCTCTACGCGGGTTTAAAGGGCGCGTTACAGTTGCTGTATAGCCATGAGTTTGGCGAGCGCTGGCGCGGTCTGTTAAGCTTTGCCAAATTAATTCCCCGCATGTTCAGCCATTCATCAAGCTGA
- a CDS encoding DUF1820 family protein, translating into MSKITKSIYRVLFVNQGKLYELYARNIHQADLYGFIEVEELIFGERSSVLVNPAEERLQNEFAGVQRTFIPVYSVMRIDEVEREGVSKIRPAEGGDNVTPFPQPAFPPGGNRDKN; encoded by the coding sequence ATGTCCAAAATCACTAAAAGCATCTATCGCGTCCTTTTTGTTAACCAGGGCAAACTTTACGAACTCTATGCCCGCAATATTCATCAAGCCGATTTGTATGGTTTCATCGAAGTCGAAGAACTCATTTTCGGCGAGCGCTCCAGTGTGCTGGTCAACCCTGCCGAGGAGCGTTTGCAGAATGAGTTTGCCGGGGTGCAACGGACTTTTATTCCCGTGTACTCAGTCATGCGCATTGACGAGGTGGAGCGCGAAGGGGTCAGCAAGATTCGTCCGGCGGAAGGCGGCGACAACGTGACGCCGTTTCCGCAACCCGCGTTTCCCCCCGGTGGCAACCGGGACAAGAATTAA